One genomic segment of Hordeum vulgare subsp. vulgare chromosome 2H, MorexV3_pseudomolecules_assembly, whole genome shotgun sequence includes these proteins:
- the LOC123426310 gene encoding ABC transporter B family member 25, mitochondrial-like isoform X2: protein MTRLIEAGSLPSCHGEAVMWDGAMAVVLHPKAKMQEGPLNISSALGGAEASLASFTDANATLLALFASPGAVLIGYGIARSGVSACTELRNALFSKVTLRAIRSVSRMVFSHLHEFDLRYHLSRQTGALNRIIDRGSNAINFILTVTVFNIVPTILEV from the exons ATGACTAGGTTGATTGAAGCTGGCTCCTTGCCAAGTTGCCATGGCGAAGCTGTGATGTGGGATGGCGCCATGGCAGTGGTACTCCATCCCAAAGCCAAGATGCAAGAAGGACCACTCAATATTTCGTCAG CACTTGGTGGCGCTGAAGCCTCACTAGCATCATTTACAGATGCTAATGCAACCCTGTTGGCTCTCTTTGCAAGCCCAGGAGCAGTTCTGATTGGATATGGTATTGCGCGGTCAGGAGTATCAGCTTGTACAG AACTGCGGAATGCTTTATTTTCGAAAGTTACCTTGAGAGCCATCCGTTCAGTCTCCAGGATG GTGTTTTCTCACTTGCATGAGTTTGATCTTCGTTATCATCTAAG CCGGCAAACTGGAGCTCTAAATCGCATAATTGACAGAGGCAGCAATGCAATAAATTTCATTCTTACAGTGACAGTGTTCAATATTGTTCCCACAATACTAGAG GTGTGA
- the LOC123426310 gene encoding ABC transporter B family member 25, mitochondrial-like isoform X1 has protein sequence MTRLIEAGSLPSCHGEAVMWDGAMAVVLHPKAKMQEGPLNISSALGGAEASLASFTDANATLLALFASPGAVLIGYGIARSGVSACTELRNALFSKVTLRAIRSVSRMVFSHLHEFDLRYHLSRQTGALNRIIDRGSNAINFILTVTVFNIVPTILEVLIVISPTVTIHQLCIL, from the exons ATGACTAGGTTGATTGAAGCTGGCTCCTTGCCAAGTTGCCATGGCGAAGCTGTGATGTGGGATGGCGCCATGGCAGTGGTACTCCATCCCAAAGCCAAGATGCAAGAAGGACCACTCAATATTTCGTCAG CACTTGGTGGCGCTGAAGCCTCACTAGCATCATTTACAGATGCTAATGCAACCCTGTTGGCTCTCTTTGCAAGCCCAGGAGCAGTTCTGATTGGATATGGTATTGCGCGGTCAGGAGTATCAGCTTGTACAG AACTGCGGAATGCTTTATTTTCGAAAGTTACCTTGAGAGCCATCCGTTCAGTCTCCAGGATG GTGTTTTCTCACTTGCATGAGTTTGATCTTCGTTATCATCTAAG CCGGCAAACTGGAGCTCTAAATCGCATAATTGACAGAGGCAGCAATGCAATAAATTTCATTCTTACAGTGACAGTGTTCAATATTGTTCCCACAATACTAGAGGTACTCATAGTTATTTCTCCAACGGTTACCATCCATCAGTTGTGCATACTGTGA